Proteins co-encoded in one Meiothermus sp. genomic window:
- a CDS encoding ABC transporter permease produces the protein MRLEPLANASPGRVLGVTLAALGLAFVLVGAVFVAYGQNPLEVYRIMLTGTLLDAKGWQEILRRSIPLLLIGVGLTLAFRTQFYNIGAEGQLLLGAVLAAGVALFVPLPAPLSLPAMALAGALGGALWCGLAAWLRLRFSVNEILSTLMLNYVAQSLVIFLINGPWRGKDVRGYIYSDRFAEYQQIPVWAGSSVHWPTLLLGVLLALVLQFVLFRTTLGFRMRIVGENPGAARYLGIAQGWVLLLLALITGGMAGLAGVGEIAGIHHRLIEPSQLSSGYGFTAIIVAWLARGHPALVLLTAPLMGLVLAGGDLLKVSLNMPFRIVDIFSGVILFCLIGSELFLRYRVRWGR, from the coding sequence GTGAGGCTCGAGCCCCTGGCGAATGCCTCGCCCGGGCGGGTGCTGGGGGTCACGCTGGCCGCGCTGGGGCTGGCCTTTGTGCTGGTGGGCGCGGTGTTTGTGGCCTATGGGCAGAACCCGCTCGAGGTCTACCGCATCATGCTCACCGGCACTCTACTGGACGCCAAGGGCTGGCAGGAAATCCTTCGCCGCAGCATCCCCCTGCTCTTGATTGGGGTGGGCCTGACCCTGGCTTTTCGCACCCAGTTCTACAACATCGGGGCCGAGGGTCAGCTTTTGCTGGGGGCGGTGCTGGCCGCCGGGGTGGCCCTTTTCGTGCCCTTGCCGGCGCCCCTGAGCCTCCCGGCCATGGCGCTGGCCGGCGCCCTGGGCGGGGCGCTGTGGTGCGGCCTGGCGGCCTGGCTGCGGCTGCGCTTCAGCGTCAACGAAATCCTCTCCACCCTGATGCTCAACTACGTGGCCCAGTCGCTGGTCATCTTCCTCATCAACGGCCCCTGGCGGGGCAAGGATGTGCGGGGCTACATCTACTCCGACCGCTTCGCCGAGTACCAGCAGATTCCGGTCTGGGCGGGCTCGAGCGTGCACTGGCCCACCCTGCTGCTGGGGGTGCTGCTGGCCCTGGTCTTGCAGTTTGTGCTCTTCCGCACCACCCTGGGCTTCCGCATGCGCATCGTGGGCGAGAACCCAGGGGCCGCGCGCTACCTGGGGATTGCCCAGGGCTGGGTGCTGCTGCTGCTGGCCCTCATCACCGGGGGTATGGCCGGTCTGGCCGGGGTGGGGGAGATCGCGGGCATCCACCACCGGCTCATCGAGCCCAGCCAGCTTTCCAGTGGCTATGGTTTTACCGCCATCATCGTGGCCTGGCTGGCTCGAGGTCACCCGGCCCTGGTGCTCCTCACCGCCCCCCTGATGGGCCTGGTGCTGGCCGGGGGCGACCTGCTGAAGGTAAGCCTGAACATGCCCTTCCGCATCGTGGACATCTTCAGCGGGGTGATTCTGTTCTGCCTGATTGGTTCAGAGCTTTTTTTGCGCTACCGTGTCCGCTGGGGCAGGTAA
- a CDS encoding type II toxin-antitoxin system Phd/YefM family antitoxin: MPTVVNVGQAKTHLSSLLERVRAGEEIILAKNGQPYARLVPLEKPQKRKLGLMKGLGKVDEAFFEPLPEEDLKEWE, encoded by the coding sequence ATGCCAACGGTGGTCAATGTGGGCCAAGCAAAAACGCACCTCTCGAGCCTGCTCGAGCGGGTTCGGGCAGGGGAGGAGATCATCCTAGCCAAAAACGGCCAGCCCTACGCGCGGCTGGTGCCGCTGGAGAAACCCCAAAAGCGCAAGCTGGGCCTCATGAAAGGGCTCGGGAAAGTGGATGAAGCGTTCTTTGAGCCGCTTCCCGAGGAAGATTTGAAGGAATGGGAATGA
- the clpA gene encoding ATP-dependent Clp protease ATP-binding subunit ClpA has product METPLTPTLERTIRRALEIALERGHEYAGLEHLLLALLDDPDASRVLQYCKVNLEHLRAMLEESLRQFERIPGSEPEPTTAFQRVIQRAVLQMRSAGRDQANGANVLVAIMDERQSAAYALLEQLGVSRLDLTSALSRGALPRGASSNIEPVQMGEEGAGVAQNPLEAYCTNLTERARKGELDPLVGRERELERILTVLSRRQKNNPLLVGDPGVGKTALVEGLAQHIVAQTAALPLPSRLVGAEVFALDMGSLLAGTRYRGDFEERVKAVMKALEAHPNAILFIDEIHTIVGAGSTTGSTVDASNLLKPALTGKLRCIGATTFAEYKHFEKDRAIARRFQKIDIGEPSHADAVKILEGLKPRLEAHHQLTYTKAALERAVELAARHLSERRLPDSALDVLDEAGAAQALLPPGKRKNRIGVAEVEATVARIARIPAKNLSRDDEAVLASLEQELKRAVFGQDRAVEEVASAIKLARAGLRDPQKPMGSYLFAGPTGVGKTELARQLAASLGVPLLRFDMSEYMEKHSVSRLIGAPPGYVGFDQGGLLTDAVLQNPHCVLLLDEIEKAHPDLYAILLQVMDYGRLTDHNGKTVDFRSTILIMTTNAGAAEASELRVGFLGGTRSEASEEALKRMFTPEFRNRLDAIVHFNPLSPAIMQQIVGKFLGQLEAQLKERKVALEVQPEATAWLAEHGYDRLMGARPLARLIQEKIKKPLADLLLFGPLKQGGRLQIVRQDGEIALKAHPA; this is encoded by the coding sequence ATGGAGACCCCCCTGACCCCCACCCTTGAACGTACCATCCGCCGCGCGCTGGAGATTGCCCTCGAGCGCGGGCACGAGTACGCCGGCCTCGAGCACCTGCTCCTGGCCCTGCTCGACGACCCCGACGCCAGCCGGGTGTTGCAGTACTGCAAGGTCAACCTCGAACACCTGCGGGCGATGCTCGAGGAGTCGCTGCGCCAGTTCGAGCGCATTCCGGGCAGCGAACCCGAGCCCACCACGGCTTTTCAGCGGGTGATCCAGCGGGCGGTGTTGCAGATGCGCTCCGCCGGGCGCGACCAGGCCAACGGGGCCAATGTGCTGGTCGCCATCATGGACGAGCGGCAGTCGGCGGCCTATGCCCTGCTGGAGCAGCTTGGCGTGAGCCGGCTCGACCTGACCTCGGCCCTCTCGAGGGGGGCCCTGCCGCGGGGGGCGTCGTCCAACATCGAGCCCGTGCAGATGGGCGAGGAGGGCGCGGGTGTGGCCCAGAACCCCCTCGAGGCCTACTGCACCAACCTCACCGAACGGGCCCGCAAGGGCGAGCTCGACCCGCTCGTTGGGCGGGAGAGGGAGCTCGAGCGCATCCTGACCGTGCTCTCCCGCCGGCAGAAGAACAACCCCCTGCTGGTGGGCGACCCTGGGGTGGGCAAGACCGCGCTGGTGGAGGGGCTGGCCCAGCACATCGTGGCCCAGACCGCAGCGCTTCCCCTGCCCAGCCGGCTGGTGGGGGCCGAGGTCTTCGCGCTGGACATGGGCAGCCTGCTGGCCGGCACCCGCTACCGCGGCGACTTCGAGGAGCGGGTCAAGGCGGTGATGAAGGCCCTCGAGGCCCATCCCAACGCCATCCTGTTCATAGACGAGATTCACACCATCGTGGGCGCAGGCTCCACCACCGGCTCTACGGTAGACGCCAGCAACCTGCTCAAGCCGGCCCTCACCGGCAAACTCCGGTGCATTGGGGCCACCACCTTTGCCGAGTACAAGCACTTCGAAAAAGACCGGGCCATCGCCCGGCGCTTCCAGAAGATTGACATCGGCGAGCCTTCCCACGCCGACGCGGTGAAAATCCTGGAGGGGCTTAAGCCGCGTCTGGAGGCCCACCACCAGCTCACCTATACCAAAGCGGCCCTCGAGCGGGCGGTGGAGCTGGCGGCCCGCCACCTTTCCGAGCGCCGCCTGCCCGACTCCGCGCTGGACGTGCTGGACGAGGCCGGGGCCGCCCAGGCCCTGCTGCCGCCGGGCAAGCGCAAGAACCGCATCGGGGTGGCCGAGGTCGAGGCCACCGTGGCCCGCATCGCCCGCATTCCGGCCAAGAACCTGAGCCGTGACGACGAGGCCGTGCTGGCCAGCCTCGAGCAGGAGCTAAAACGCGCGGTGTTCGGGCAGGACAGGGCGGTGGAGGAAGTCGCCAGCGCCATCAAGCTTGCGCGCGCCGGCCTGCGCGACCCGCAAAAACCCATGGGTTCGTACCTGTTCGCCGGCCCCACCGGGGTGGGCAAAACCGAGCTGGCCCGCCAGCTCGCGGCCTCCCTGGGGGTGCCGCTGCTGCGCTTCGATATGTCGGAGTACATGGAGAAGCACTCGGTCTCGAGGCTCATCGGTGCACCGCCGGGCTACGTGGGCTTCGACCAGGGCGGCCTCCTCACCGACGCGGTGCTGCAAAACCCCCACTGCGTGCTCCTGCTGGATGAGATCGAGAAGGCCCACCCCGACCTCTACGCCATTTTGTTGCAGGTCATGGACTATGGCCGGCTCACCGACCACAACGGCAAAACCGTGGACTTCCGCAGCACCATCCTGATCATGACCACCAACGCCGGGGCCGCCGAGGCCAGCGAACTGCGGGTGGGCTTTCTGGGGGGCACCCGCAGCGAGGCCAGCGAAGAGGCCCTCAAGCGCATGTTCACCCCGGAGTTCCGCAACCGCCTGGACGCCATCGTGCACTTCAACCCGCTTTCCCCGGCCATCATGCAGCAGATTGTGGGCAAGTTCCTGGGGCAGCTCGAGGCCCAGCTCAAAGAGCGCAAGGTGGCGCTCGAGGTGCAGCCCGAGGCCACCGCCTGGCTGGCCGAGCACGGCTACGACCGCCTGATGGGAGCCCGCCCGCTGGCCCGGCTGATCCAGGAAAAAATCAAGAAACCCCTGGCCGATCTGCTGCTCTTTGGCCCGCTTAAGCAGGGGGGGCGTTTGCAGATTGTGCGCCAGGATGGGGAGATCGCGCTAAAGGCCCATCCGGCCTAA
- the xdhB gene encoding xanthine dehydrogenase molybdopterin binding subunit: MKVVGRAIPHESAREHVTGRALYTDDLLPRYPQALHAWPVQAPYAHARVLRLEPAPAYRVPGVVRVLTAQDVPGLNDSGIKGDEPLFPSEVMYHGQAVAWVLAETEEAARLGAAQVAVEYEPLPAILTIQEAIAQGSFQGATLQARRGDLEQGFSASARLLSGALYLGGQEHFYLETQASLALLDETGHILVHSSTQHPSETQEVVAQVLGLPRNQVTVQCIRMGGGFGGKEVQANPYAAVAALGAYLTRRPVRVRLSRLQDITLTGKRHPFYARWKVGCSEEGRLLALQIELFSDGGWSQDLSEPVLARAVCHVDNAYFIPHLEATGRVCKTHKTSQTAFRGFGGPQGMVFIEEVLTQVAQTLGLPPEVVRERNFYGLSDDPQTCITHYGQEIKDVERIRLIWNELKSSAELERRRREIALFNAQNPHRKRGLAMTPVKFGISFNFTTYNQAGALVLVYQDGSVQVNHGGTEMGQGLYTKIQQIAAEALGVPLEAVRLMPTRTDKVPNTSATAASTGADLNGAAVKDACEKIKARLAGVAAQRFGVNPADVVFEGGQVWSIWKPEERLAFAEVVRAAYAQRVQLFADGFYRTPGLHWDKTRMQGKPFHYFAYGAAVSEVEVDGFTGQYALQRVDILHDVGDSLSPLVDLGQVEGGFIQGLGWLTLEDLRWDAEGRVATRSASTYKLPSFSELPPVFNVRLLPRATETGVVHGSKAVGEPPLMLAISAREALRDAVAAFGAGGYVELASPATPEAVYWAIEKVREGALVSGD, encoded by the coding sequence ATGAAGGTGGTGGGCCGGGCGATCCCCCACGAGTCCGCCAGGGAACACGTGACCGGTCGGGCCCTCTACACCGACGACCTGCTGCCCCGCTACCCCCAGGCCCTCCACGCCTGGCCGGTGCAGGCCCCTTATGCCCATGCCCGCGTGCTGCGCCTCGAGCCCGCGCCGGCCTACCGGGTGCCGGGGGTGGTGCGGGTGCTCACCGCTCAGGATGTGCCGGGCCTGAACGATTCCGGCATCAAGGGCGACGAGCCCCTGTTCCCTTCCGAGGTGATGTACCACGGCCAGGCGGTGGCCTGGGTGCTGGCCGAGACCGAGGAGGCCGCGCGGCTGGGGGCGGCGCAGGTGGCGGTGGAGTACGAACCCCTGCCGGCCATTCTCACCATCCAGGAGGCCATCGCCCAGGGTAGTTTCCAGGGGGCCACCCTGCAGGCCCGCCGGGGCGACCTCGAGCAGGGCTTCAGCGCCTCGGCGCGGCTTCTGTCGGGGGCGCTGTACCTGGGGGGGCAGGAGCACTTCTACCTCGAGACCCAGGCTTCGCTGGCCCTGCTCGACGAGACCGGCCACATCCTGGTGCATTCCTCCACCCAGCACCCCTCCGAGACCCAGGAGGTGGTGGCCCAGGTGCTGGGCCTGCCGCGCAACCAGGTCACGGTGCAGTGCATCCGCATGGGCGGGGGCTTTGGCGGCAAGGAGGTGCAGGCCAACCCCTATGCGGCGGTGGCGGCCCTGGGGGCCTACCTGACCCGCCGCCCGGTGCGGGTGCGGCTCTCCCGTCTGCAGGACATCACCCTGACCGGCAAGCGCCACCCCTTCTACGCCCGCTGGAAGGTGGGCTGCTCCGAGGAAGGGCGGCTGCTGGCCTTGCAGATCGAGCTCTTCTCCGATGGCGGTTGGTCGCAAGACCTGAGCGAGCCTGTGTTGGCTCGAGCGGTCTGCCATGTGGATAACGCCTACTTCATCCCCCACCTCGAGGCCACCGGGCGGGTCTGCAAGACCCACAAAACCTCCCAGACCGCCTTTAGGGGCTTTGGCGGGCCGCAGGGTATGGTCTTTATCGAGGAGGTGCTCACCCAGGTGGCCCAGACCCTGGGACTGCCGCCGGAGGTGGTGCGGGAGCGCAACTTCTACGGGCTGTCCGACGACCCGCAGACCTGCATCACCCACTACGGTCAGGAGATTAAGGACGTGGAGCGCATCCGCCTGATCTGGAACGAGCTTAAAAGCAGCGCCGAGCTCGAGCGCCGCCGGCGCGAGATTGCGCTTTTCAACGCCCAGAACCCCCACCGCAAGCGGGGCCTGGCGATGACCCCGGTCAAGTTCGGCATCTCCTTCAACTTCACCACCTACAACCAGGCTGGAGCGCTGGTGCTGGTCTATCAGGACGGCTCGGTGCAGGTCAACCACGGGGGCACCGAGATGGGCCAGGGGCTTTACACCAAGATTCAACAGATTGCCGCCGAGGCCCTGGGTGTGCCGCTCGAGGCCGTCCGCCTGATGCCCACCCGCACCGACAAAGTCCCCAACACCTCGGCCACCGCGGCCTCCACCGGGGCCGACCTGAACGGGGCCGCGGTCAAGGATGCCTGCGAGAAAATCAAGGCCCGGCTGGCCGGGGTCGCGGCCCAGCGCTTCGGGGTGAACCCCGCCGACGTGGTGTTCGAGGGCGGCCAGGTCTGGAGCATCTGGAAGCCCGAGGAGCGGCTGGCCTTTGCCGAGGTGGTGCGGGCTGCCTACGCCCAGCGGGTGCAGCTCTTCGCCGATGGCTTCTATCGCACGCCGGGTCTGCACTGGGACAAAACCCGGATGCAGGGCAAGCCCTTCCACTACTTCGCCTACGGCGCGGCGGTGAGCGAGGTGGAGGTGGACGGCTTCACCGGCCAGTACGCTTTGCAACGGGTGGACATCCTGCACGATGTGGGCGACTCGCTCTCGCCCCTGGTAGACCTGGGCCAGGTGGAGGGCGGCTTTATCCAGGGCCTGGGCTGGCTCACCTTAGAAGACCTGCGCTGGGACGCGGAGGGCCGTGTAGCCACCCGCTCGGCCAGCACCTACAAGCTGCCCAGCTTTTCCGAGCTGCCCCCGGTGTTCAACGTGCGGCTCCTGCCCAGGGCCACCGAGACCGGGGTGGTGCACGGCTCCAAGGCGGTAGGGGAGCCCCCCCTGATGCTGGCTATCTCGGCGCGCGAGGCCCTGCGCGACGCGGTGGCGGCCTTTGGTGCAGGGGGCTACGTGGAGCTGGCCTCGCCCGCCACCCCCGAGGCAGTCTACTGGGCCATTGAGAAGGTTCGGGAAGGGGCCTTGGTGTCTGGGGATTGA
- a CDS encoding NAD-dependent epimerase/dehydratase family protein, translating into MNILLLGGTRFVGRHIAEAALQRGHRVSTFTRGTNPLPGAESLVGDRKKGDLGALEGRIWDAVVDVNGYLPREVREAVGVLKGRVGRYAFISTVSVYRESAAPLDENAPLQTLADPTVEEVTPETYGGLKVLCELEVERAFGERSLVVRPHLVVGPHDPTDRFTYWPRRFAGGGRVLVPGKPENTLQFVDARDLGQFVILGLEKGLSGAYNAASTPVTWGHLVKACQEAAPNPAEAVWADEQWLLDNQVTPWADLPAWIPAFAPGRGLGQIQNARAQAAGFSMRPLEQTVQDTLAWDKTRSEPLRAGMSRERELELLERLQRR; encoded by the coding sequence ATGAACATCCTGCTTTTGGGGGGAACCCGCTTCGTGGGCCGGCACATCGCCGAAGCAGCTTTGCAGCGCGGCCACCGGGTGAGCACCTTTACCCGTGGCACCAACCCCCTCCCCGGCGCCGAGTCGCTGGTGGGGGATCGCAAAAAAGGTGACCTGGGGGCGCTCGAGGGCCGTATCTGGGACGCTGTGGTGGATGTCAATGGCTACCTGCCGCGGGAGGTGCGGGAGGCGGTGGGGGTGCTCAAAGGTCGGGTGGGCCGCTACGCCTTTATCTCCACGGTCTCGGTGTATCGGGAGTCGGCTGCGCCGCTGGACGAAAACGCACCCTTGCAAACCCTGGCCGACCCCACAGTGGAAGAGGTGACCCCCGAAACCTACGGCGGGCTCAAGGTGCTGTGCGAGCTCGAGGTCGAGCGCGCTTTTGGCGAGCGCAGCCTGGTGGTGCGCCCCCACCTGGTGGTCGGGCCCCACGACCCCACCGACCGCTTCACCTACTGGCCGCGCCGTTTTGCTGGAGGAGGCCGGGTGCTGGTGCCGGGCAAGCCCGAAAATACCTTGCAGTTTGTGGATGCCCGCGACCTGGGGCAGTTTGTGATTCTGGGTCTGGAGAAAGGCCTGAGCGGAGCCTACAACGCAGCCTCTACACCGGTGACCTGGGGCCATCTGGTGAAAGCCTGTCAAGAAGCCGCGCCCAACCCTGCCGAGGCGGTCTGGGCCGATGAGCAGTGGCTTTTGGACAATCAGGTTACGCCCTGGGCCGACCTCCCGGCCTGGATTCCTGCTTTTGCACCGGGCCGCGGCCTCGGCCAAATTCAGAATGCCAGGGCCCAGGCTGCTGGTTTCAGCATGCGCCCCCTCGAGCAAACCGTGCAAGATACCCTGGCCTGGGACAAGACCCGCAGCGAACCCCTTCGGGCCGGTATGAGCCGGGAACGGGAACTCGAGCTCCTTGAGCGTTTGCAAAGGCGGTAA
- a CDS encoding xanthine dehydrogenase small subunit, producing the protein MAELSFQLNGRSVQICDVDPHTTLLSWLRQVGLTGSKEGCAEGECGACAVLLRKPDDRGSRLEAVNGCLLLLPSLAGQEVWTVEGLSSDAQLHPVQQAMLQGGSQCGYCTPGFVVSMAAEYYRKGREGFDLEALSGNLCRCTGYRPIRDAALALGQPAPDDPLARRCQEPAPPLGPLHYQAGPTYLRPASLPELFQALEEHPQARLVAGGTDVVVEVNQRFARAEALLDLSVLPELQTLHWGQGYVELGAGVPLSALEHWLNGRIPLLAGWFPLFASRLIRNRATLGGNLGTASPIGDGPPVLLALGAEVVLAGAAGERVLPLERFFTGYRQTARQPGEVIRAVRIPLPLAPQARFYKVAKRPMDDISTVAAAFALRLEAGLVQHIRIGLGGVAATPARAYQTEAFLQGKPWDERTVRAAAEVIRGEFRPIDDHRGSAAYRTAMLGNLLQKFHAETAEVAV; encoded by the coding sequence GTGGCCGAGTTGAGCTTTCAGTTGAATGGACGATCCGTTCAGATTTGCGATGTGGACCCGCATACCACCTTGCTTTCGTGGTTGCGCCAGGTGGGCCTGACCGGCAGCAAAGAAGGCTGTGCGGAAGGGGAGTGTGGGGCCTGTGCGGTGCTGCTGCGCAAGCCCGACGACCGGGGTTCGCGCCTCGAGGCCGTCAACGGCTGCCTGCTGCTGCTGCCCAGCCTGGCCGGCCAGGAGGTCTGGACGGTGGAGGGGCTTTCTTCCGATGCGCAGCTCCATCCGGTTCAACAGGCCATGCTGCAGGGGGGTTCGCAGTGCGGCTACTGCACACCGGGCTTTGTGGTCAGCATGGCGGCGGAGTACTACCGCAAGGGGCGGGAAGGGTTCGACCTCGAGGCCCTCTCCGGCAACCTCTGCCGCTGCACCGGCTACCGGCCCATCCGGGACGCGGCGCTCGCGCTGGGCCAGCCCGCCCCCGACGACCCCCTGGCCCGCCGCTGCCAGGAACCCGCCCCACCCCTGGGCCCCCTGCACTACCAGGCCGGCCCCACCTACCTGCGCCCGGCCTCCCTGCCCGAGCTGTTCCAGGCCCTGGAGGAGCATCCCCAGGCCCGGCTGGTGGCCGGCGGCACCGATGTGGTGGTGGAGGTCAACCAGCGTTTTGCTCGAGCCGAGGCACTCCTCGACCTGAGCGTCCTGCCCGAACTCCAGACCCTACACTGGGGCCAGGGCTATGTCGAGCTTGGCGCGGGGGTTCCTCTGAGCGCGCTCGAGCACTGGCTAAATGGCCGCATCCCCCTCCTGGCCGGGTGGTTTCCGCTGTTTGCCTCGCGCCTGATTCGCAACCGGGCCACCCTGGGGGGCAACCTGGGCACGGCCTCGCCCATCGGCGACGGCCCGCCGGTTCTGCTGGCCCTGGGGGCCGAGGTGGTGCTTGCGGGCGCGGCAGGGGAGCGGGTGCTGCCGCTCGAGCGCTTCTTCACCGGCTACCGCCAGACCGCCCGGCAGCCCGGCGAGGTCATCCGTGCGGTGCGCATCCCCCTGCCCCTGGCCCCGCAGGCCCGCTTCTACAAGGTAGCCAAACGGCCTATGGACGATATCTCCACGGTGGCCGCCGCCTTTGCCCTGCGGCTGGAGGCGGGCCTGGTGCAGCACATCCGCATTGGCCTGGGTGGGGTGGCCGCCACCCCCGCGCGGGCCTACCAGACCGAGGCCTTTTTGCAGGGCAAGCCCTGGGACGAGCGCACCGTGCGGGCCGCAGCCGAGGTGATCCGGGGTGAGTTCAGGCCCATAGACGATCACCGGGGCAGCGCGGCCTACCGCACGGCCATGCTGGGCAATCTCTTACAAAAGTTCCATGCCGAGACCGCGGAGGTGGCCGTATGA
- a CDS encoding ABC transporter ATP-binding protein, with the protein MPALLELKNITKRFPGVVANDEVSLEVYPGEVLALLGENGAGKSTLISILYGLYRPDEGEIWMEGRPVRIASPMDALRLGIGLVPQHPTLVGRHTVAENLALGIGSPLWPAQRIVPLVERIAQGYGLQIDPRAPVFQLSPGEKQRVEIVRALLRGAKVLILDEPTSVLTPQEAEALFRVMRELRAAGKSLIFISHKLEEVLSIADRCTVLRRGRVVGSLQREEASKPRLAELMVGRSVSFERKRQSALLGEVILEVDGLRARSHRNLPALQGVSFRLHRGEILGLAGVAGNGQSELVEVLAGLRSIEAGSVRLLGRPLPPHPARLFDMGVAHIPEDRIQMGTVPSMNVAENLALRTFDRPPWARGGLLNPRAFEEEARRQVQAYAIATPSLRTPSRLLSGGNIQKVILARELAGHPQLILAVHPTYGLDIGATEQVHRVLLEKTQQGAAVLLVSEDLEELLSLSDRIGVLYRGALQGPFAVEEVSREAIGLWMTGGAA; encoded by the coding sequence ATGCCGGCGCTGCTCGAGCTGAAAAACATCACCAAGCGCTTCCCGGGGGTGGTCGCCAACGACGAGGTGAGCCTCGAGGTCTACCCCGGCGAGGTGCTGGCGCTCTTGGGGGAGAACGGGGCTGGCAAGTCCACCCTCATCTCGATTCTGTATGGCCTCTACCGCCCCGACGAGGGGGAGATCTGGATGGAGGGCCGTCCGGTGCGGATTGCCTCCCCCATGGACGCGCTCCGGCTGGGGATCGGGCTGGTGCCCCAGCACCCCACGCTGGTGGGCCGCCACACCGTGGCCGAGAACCTGGCCCTGGGCATTGGCAGCCCCCTGTGGCCGGCCCAGCGCATCGTGCCCCTGGTGGAGCGAATCGCCCAGGGCTACGGCCTGCAGATTGACCCCAGGGCCCCGGTCTTCCAGCTTTCGCCGGGCGAGAAGCAGCGGGTGGAGATCGTGCGGGCCCTGCTGCGGGGGGCCAAGGTGCTCATCCTGGACGAGCCGACCAGCGTGCTCACCCCCCAGGAGGCCGAGGCACTGTTCAGGGTGATGCGGGAGCTGCGGGCGGCGGGCAAGTCACTCATTTTTATCTCCCACAAGCTCGAGGAGGTGCTGTCCATTGCCGACCGCTGCACGGTGCTGCGCCGGGGGCGGGTGGTGGGCAGCCTGCAAAGGGAAGAGGCCAGCAAGCCCAGGCTGGCCGAGCTGATGGTGGGGCGCAGTGTGAGCTTCGAGCGCAAGCGGCAAAGCGCCTTGCTGGGAGAGGTGATCCTCGAGGTGGATGGTCTGCGGGCGAGGTCACACCGCAACCTCCCGGCCTTGCAGGGGGTTTCCTTCCGGCTACACCGTGGGGAAATTCTGGGCCTGGCCGGGGTGGCGGGCAACGGGCAGAGCGAGCTGGTGGAGGTGCTGGCAGGGCTCCGAAGCATCGAGGCGGGCTCGGTGCGGCTCCTGGGACGGCCCCTGCCGCCCCATCCGGCACGGCTGTTCGATATGGGGGTGGCCCACATCCCCGAAGACCGCATCCAGATGGGCACCGTACCCAGCATGAACGTAGCCGAAAACCTGGCCCTGCGCACCTTCGACCGACCCCCCTGGGCCCGCGGCGGCCTGCTCAACCCCAGGGCCTTTGAAGAGGAAGCCCGGCGGCAGGTGCAGGCCTACGCCATCGCCACCCCCAGCCTTCGCACCCCCTCGAGGCTCCTTTCGGGCGGCAACATCCAGAAGGTCATTCTGGCCCGCGAGCTGGCCGGGCATCCCCAGCTCATCCTGGCCGTGCACCCCACCTACGGCCTCGATATCGGGGCCACCGAGCAGGTGCACCGGGTCTTGCTGGAAAAAACCCAGCAGGGGGCGGCGGTGCTCCTGGTCTCGGAGGATCTGGAGGAGCTGCTCTCGCTCTCCGACCGCATCGGGGTGCTCTACCGGGGGGCTTTGCAGGGGCCGTTTGCGGTGGAAGAGGTCTCGCGCGAGGCCATCGGCCTGTGGATGACCGGGGGTGCGGCGTGA
- the xdhC gene encoding xanthine dehydrogenase accessory protein XdhC — protein MRWFDHLAQLTERKRPLVLVTLVVVRGHAPREAGAKMLVTAEAVYGTIGGGNLEATAIGLARQMLAAGAASPQMHTLRLTEQAPAEYGVQCCGGEVTILLERVTPARPTVALFGVGHVGLALARVLSICPVALWLVDSRAPMLDEARLAPMHRGQAEIKAFHAPILDGVVSDLPAGAHLVVMTHDHAEDLFVLEMALRRADLGYIGLIGSAGKWARFRQKLKAQGFSDQDLQRVTTPIGLPGVRSKAPEAIAIATAAQLLPFIFEDSPQAQPGRTKVAE, from the coding sequence ATGCGCTGGTTCGATCACCTGGCCCAACTAACCGAGCGCAAGCGACCCCTGGTGCTGGTCACCCTGGTGGTGGTGCGTGGCCATGCGCCCCGCGAGGCCGGGGCCAAGATGCTGGTGACGGCGGAGGCGGTCTACGGCACTATTGGGGGCGGGAACCTCGAGGCCACCGCCATTGGGCTGGCGCGGCAGATGCTGGCCGCGGGCGCTGCCAGCCCTCAGATGCACACCCTGCGGCTCACCGAACAGGCCCCGGCCGAGTACGGCGTGCAGTGCTGTGGGGGCGAGGTGACCATCCTGCTCGAGCGGGTGACGCCGGCCCGGCCCACCGTGGCCCTCTTTGGGGTGGGGCATGTGGGGCTGGCCCTGGCCCGGGTGCTCTCGATCTGCCCGGTGGCCCTCTGGTTGGTGGACTCGAGGGCCCCCATGCTGGACGAGGCGCGCTTAGCACCCATGCACCGCGGCCAGGCCGAGATTAAAGCCTTCCACGCGCCCATCCTGGACGGGGTGGTAAGCGACCTGCCCGCGGGTGCGCACCTGGTGGTCATGACCCACGACCACGCCGAGGATCTGTTCGTGCTCGAGATGGCCCTGCGCCGCGCCGACCTGGGCTATATCGGCCTTATCGGGAGCGCGGGCAAGTGGGCCCGCTTCCGCCAAAAGCTAAAGGCCCAGGGTTTTTCCGACCAGGACTTGCAGCGGGTCACCACCCCCATCGGGCTGCCGGGGGTCAGGAGCAAAGCGCCAGAGGCCATCGCCATCGCCACGGCGGCCCAGTTGCTGCCCTTTATTTTCGAGGATAGCCCCCAGGCCCAGCCGGGCCGCACCAAGGTGGCCGAGTAA